A window from Setaria italica strain Yugu1 chromosome VIII, Setaria_italica_v2.0, whole genome shotgun sequence encodes these proteins:
- the LOC101758338 gene encoding uncharacterized protein LOC101758338 isoform X2 — translation MLLLLVVDDKTSPPASVVVEGVSTKMSICNSPVDGALSTHAASCDPSERIHLFNRFGVEHKLDWRSLPPLLNAAKVRDINIIEMLPRRDADVNEVNAIGSIELYWFLIDTSSTQEPRIVWLLLKNDARIFQGNTHGPIHMAVFQTMYLNRNSASMIPWDSSSIQKNQVMNKEGGDWLLDDELDNFEGCYTGPHAWYSARKALVIGLKRANQMQPQGIGFIQSEIDKGVVNAEDNMVRKTVDVEDTLPRESFPAELQRATSHSMLDGELSKKHNLHKWCLLPVLHLPSWFFIFRKWLPGFQVVAAKQLREMYMLISVRGDVRAKCIMKLSHSVHGYYKPRDSMQFLPGVCKMCVVPVRTGPATNMVYLPLLSQTKRELEESESDYQYPISPITANITGDSHDIQSQQFEPCCESNNVESRQGNECRLSNVDSHQDGDSTKDDRSVISIFVRHVSGELALTVSLDQSLQHLMHLYAQKTKTKLECQYLVYGRKTLEPDHTFLFYGVERDTTVHILYQATWRNGHAISSVAKNVQELG, via the exons ATGCTGCTGCTTCTGGTGGTTGACGACAAGACATCACCACCAGCGAGTGTTGTGGTGGAGGGCGTTAGCACAAAGATGTCGATTTGCAACTCTCCTGTGGATGGGGCTTTATCAACACATGCTGCTTCTTGTGATCCCAGTGAAAGGATTCATCTATTCAACCGATTTGGAGTGGAACATAAACTTGACTGGAGAAGCTTGCCACCTCTACTTAACGCTGCCAAG GTTCGAGACATAAATATCATAGAGATGCTTCCGAGGAGGGATGCTGATGTCAACGAAGTTAATGCCATAGGGAGCATAGAGCTTTACTGGTTCCTCATTGATACCTCAAGCACACAGGAGCCAAG GATTGTGTGGCTCCTGCTGAAGAACGATGCCAGAATTTTCCAGGGAAACACACATGGACCAATACACATGGCAGTATTTCAGACCATGTATCTCAATAGAAACTCTGCAAGCATGATACCAT GGGACAGTAGCTCAATTCAAAAGAATCAAGTGATGAACAAGGAAGGCGGTGACTGGCTTCTGGATGATGAATTGGATAATTTTGAAGGATG CTATACTGGGCCTCATGCATGGTATTCTGCCAGGAAAGCACTAGTCATTGGGTTAAAGAGAGCAAACCAAATGCAGCCCCAAGGCATTGGATTTATACAGTCTGAAATTGACAAGGGGGTGGTCAATGCAGAGGACAACATGGTTAGGAAGACAGTGGATGTAGAGGATACTCTTCCTAGAGAATCCTTTCCTGCAGAACTCCAGAGGGCTACTTCTCATAGTATGTTGGATGGTGAACTCAGCAAAAAACATAACCTTCACAAGTGGTGCCTATTGCCAGTGCTGCACCTCCCATCATGGTTCTTTATATTCAGGAAGTGGTTGCCAGGATTTCAAGTGGTTGCAGCCAAACAACTTAGAGAGATGTACATGTTGATTTCTGTAAGGGGTGATGTTCGAGCAAAATGCATAATGAAGCTTTCTCATAGCGTGCATGGTTATTATAAGCCAAGAGACTCGATGCAATTCCTTCCAGGCGTCTGCAAGATGTGTGTAGTTCCTGTAAGAACTGGCCCTGCAACAAACATGGTCTATCTGCCACTGCTTTCGCAAACAAAGCGTGAACTTGAAGAATCAGAGTCAGATTATCAATACCCAATATCTCCTATTACTGCCAACATCACTGGGGACTCTCATGATATTCAGAGCCAGCAGTTCGAACCATGCTGTGAGAGCAATAATGTTGAGAGCCGGCAGGGCAACGAGTGCAGACTGAGCAATGTTGACAGCCACCAGGATGGTGATTCCACTAAAGATGATAGATCGGTGATATCTATTTTTGTGAGGCATGTTTCTGGGGAGTTGGCATTAACAGTTAGTCTGGATCAATCTTTACAACATTTGATGCACCTGTACGCACAAAAGACGAAGACGAAACTTGAGTGCCAGTATCTTGTCTATGGGAGGAAAACACTTGAACCTGATCATACCTTTCTATTTTATGGGGTAGAACGGGACACTACGGTGCATATCCTGTACCAGGCTACTTGGAGGAAT GGGCATGCTATTAGTTCGGTTGCGAAGAATGTACAAGAGCTTGGATGA
- the LOC101758338 gene encoding uncharacterized protein LOC101758338 isoform X3, whose protein sequence is MLLLLVVDDKTSPPASVVVEGVSTKMSICNSPVDGALSTHAASCDPSERIHLFNRFGVEHKLDWRSLPPLLNAAKVRDINIIEMLPRRDADVNEVNAIGSIELYWFLIDTSSTQEPRIVWLLLKNDARIFQGNTHGPIHMAVFQTMYLNRNSASMIPWDSSSIQKNQVMNKEGGDWLLDDELDNFEGCYTGPHAWYSARKALVIGLKRANQMQPQGIGFIQSEIDKGVVNAEDNMVRKTVDVEDTLPRESFPAELQRATSHSMLDGELSKKHNLHKWCLLPVLHLPSWFFIFRKWLPGFQVVAAKQLREMYMLISVRGDVRAKCIMKLSHSVHGYYKPRDSMQFLPGVCKMCVVPVRTGPATNMVYLPLLSQTKRELEESESDYQYPISPITANITGDSHDIQSQQFEPCCESNNVESRQGNECRLSNVDSHQDGDSTKDDRSVISIFVRHVSGELALTVSLDQSLQHLMHLYAQKTKTKLECQYLVYGRKTLEPDHTFLFYGVERDTTVHILYQATWRNSDCRGISY, encoded by the exons ATGCTGCTGCTTCTGGTGGTTGACGACAAGACATCACCACCAGCGAGTGTTGTGGTGGAGGGCGTTAGCACAAAGATGTCGATTTGCAACTCTCCTGTGGATGGGGCTTTATCAACACATGCTGCTTCTTGTGATCCCAGTGAAAGGATTCATCTATTCAACCGATTTGGAGTGGAACATAAACTTGACTGGAGAAGCTTGCCACCTCTACTTAACGCTGCCAAG GTTCGAGACATAAATATCATAGAGATGCTTCCGAGGAGGGATGCTGATGTCAACGAAGTTAATGCCATAGGGAGCATAGAGCTTTACTGGTTCCTCATTGATACCTCAAGCACACAGGAGCCAAG GATTGTGTGGCTCCTGCTGAAGAACGATGCCAGAATTTTCCAGGGAAACACACATGGACCAATACACATGGCAGTATTTCAGACCATGTATCTCAATAGAAACTCTGCAAGCATGATACCAT GGGACAGTAGCTCAATTCAAAAGAATCAAGTGATGAACAAGGAAGGCGGTGACTGGCTTCTGGATGATGAATTGGATAATTTTGAAGGATG CTATACTGGGCCTCATGCATGGTATTCTGCCAGGAAAGCACTAGTCATTGGGTTAAAGAGAGCAAACCAAATGCAGCCCCAAGGCATTGGATTTATACAGTCTGAAATTGACAAGGGGGTGGTCAATGCAGAGGACAACATGGTTAGGAAGACAGTGGATGTAGAGGATACTCTTCCTAGAGAATCCTTTCCTGCAGAACTCCAGAGGGCTACTTCTCATAGTATGTTGGATGGTGAACTCAGCAAAAAACATAACCTTCACAAGTGGTGCCTATTGCCAGTGCTGCACCTCCCATCATGGTTCTTTATATTCAGGAAGTGGTTGCCAGGATTTCAAGTGGTTGCAGCCAAACAACTTAGAGAGATGTACATGTTGATTTCTGTAAGGGGTGATGTTCGAGCAAAATGCATAATGAAGCTTTCTCATAGCGTGCATGGTTATTATAAGCCAAGAGACTCGATGCAATTCCTTCCAGGCGTCTGCAAGATGTGTGTAGTTCCTGTAAGAACTGGCCCTGCAACAAACATGGTCTATCTGCCACTGCTTTCGCAAACAAAGCGTGAACTTGAAGAATCAGAGTCAGATTATCAATACCCAATATCTCCTATTACTGCCAACATCACTGGGGACTCTCATGATATTCAGAGCCAGCAGTTCGAACCATGCTGTGAGAGCAATAATGTTGAGAGCCGGCAGGGCAACGAGTGCAGACTGAGCAATGTTGACAGCCACCAGGATGGTGATTCCACTAAAGATGATAGATCGGTGATATCTATTTTTGTGAGGCATGTTTCTGGGGAGTTGGCATTAACAGTTAGTCTGGATCAATCTTTACAACATTTGATGCACCTGTACGCACAAAAGACGAAGACGAAACTTGAGTGCCAGTATCTTGTCTATGGGAGGAAAACACTTGAACCTGATCATACCTTTCTATTTTATGGGGTAGAACGGGACACTACGGTGCATATCCTGTACCAGGCTACTTGGAGGAAT AGTGACTGTAGGGGAATATCTTATTAG
- the LOC101758338 gene encoding uncharacterized protein LOC101758338 isoform X1, translating into MLLLLVVDDKTSPPASVVVEGVSTKMSICNSPVDGALSTHAASCDPSERIHLFNRFGVEHKLDWRSLPPLLNAAKVRDINIIEMLPRRDADVNEVNAIGSIELYWFLIDTSSTQEPRIVWLLLKNDARIFQGNTHGPIHMAVFQTMYLNRNSASMIPWDSSSIQKNQVMNKEGGDWLLDDELDNFEGCYTGPHAWYSARKALVIGLKRANQMQPQGIGFIQSEIDKGVVNAEDNMVRKTVDVEDTLPRESFPAELQRATSHSMLDGELSKKHNLHKWCLLPVLHLPSWFFIFRKWLPGFQVVAAKQLREMYMLISVRGDVRAKCIMKLSHSVHGYYKPRDSMQFLPGVCKMCVVPVRTGPATNMVYLPLLSQTKRELEESESDYQYPISPITANITGDSHDIQSQQFEPCCESNNVESRQGNECRLSNVDSHQDGDSTKDDRSVISIFVRHVSGELALTVSLDQSLQHLMHLYAQKTKTKLECQYLVYGRKTLEPDHTFLFYGVERDTTVHILYQATWRNVSSKYYFFSPFVCFSKSIIL; encoded by the exons ATGCTGCTGCTTCTGGTGGTTGACGACAAGACATCACCACCAGCGAGTGTTGTGGTGGAGGGCGTTAGCACAAAGATGTCGATTTGCAACTCTCCTGTGGATGGGGCTTTATCAACACATGCTGCTTCTTGTGATCCCAGTGAAAGGATTCATCTATTCAACCGATTTGGAGTGGAACATAAACTTGACTGGAGAAGCTTGCCACCTCTACTTAACGCTGCCAAG GTTCGAGACATAAATATCATAGAGATGCTTCCGAGGAGGGATGCTGATGTCAACGAAGTTAATGCCATAGGGAGCATAGAGCTTTACTGGTTCCTCATTGATACCTCAAGCACACAGGAGCCAAG GATTGTGTGGCTCCTGCTGAAGAACGATGCCAGAATTTTCCAGGGAAACACACATGGACCAATACACATGGCAGTATTTCAGACCATGTATCTCAATAGAAACTCTGCAAGCATGATACCAT GGGACAGTAGCTCAATTCAAAAGAATCAAGTGATGAACAAGGAAGGCGGTGACTGGCTTCTGGATGATGAATTGGATAATTTTGAAGGATG CTATACTGGGCCTCATGCATGGTATTCTGCCAGGAAAGCACTAGTCATTGGGTTAAAGAGAGCAAACCAAATGCAGCCCCAAGGCATTGGATTTATACAGTCTGAAATTGACAAGGGGGTGGTCAATGCAGAGGACAACATGGTTAGGAAGACAGTGGATGTAGAGGATACTCTTCCTAGAGAATCCTTTCCTGCAGAACTCCAGAGGGCTACTTCTCATAGTATGTTGGATGGTGAACTCAGCAAAAAACATAACCTTCACAAGTGGTGCCTATTGCCAGTGCTGCACCTCCCATCATGGTTCTTTATATTCAGGAAGTGGTTGCCAGGATTTCAAGTGGTTGCAGCCAAACAACTTAGAGAGATGTACATGTTGATTTCTGTAAGGGGTGATGTTCGAGCAAAATGCATAATGAAGCTTTCTCATAGCGTGCATGGTTATTATAAGCCAAGAGACTCGATGCAATTCCTTCCAGGCGTCTGCAAGATGTGTGTAGTTCCTGTAAGAACTGGCCCTGCAACAAACATGGTCTATCTGCCACTGCTTTCGCAAACAAAGCGTGAACTTGAAGAATCAGAGTCAGATTATCAATACCCAATATCTCCTATTACTGCCAACATCACTGGGGACTCTCATGATATTCAGAGCCAGCAGTTCGAACCATGCTGTGAGAGCAATAATGTTGAGAGCCGGCAGGGCAACGAGTGCAGACTGAGCAATGTTGACAGCCACCAGGATGGTGATTCCACTAAAGATGATAGATCGGTGATATCTATTTTTGTGAGGCATGTTTCTGGGGAGTTGGCATTAACAGTTAGTCTGGATCAATCTTTACAACATTTGATGCACCTGTACGCACAAAAGACGAAGACGAAACTTGAGTGCCAGTATCTTGTCTATGGGAGGAAAACACTTGAACCTGATCATACCTTTCTATTTTATGGGGTAGAACGGGACACTACGGTGCATATCCTGTACCAGGCTACTTGGAGGAATGTGAGttcaaaatattattttttcagTCCTTTCGTGTGTTTTTCCAAATCCATTATTTTATAG
- the LOC101758338 gene encoding uncharacterized protein LOC101758338 isoform X4, producing MLPRRDADVNEVNAIGSIELYWFLIDTSSTQEPRIVWLLLKNDARIFQGNTHGPIHMAVFQTMYLNRNSASMIPWDSSSIQKNQVMNKEGGDWLLDDELDNFEGCYTGPHAWYSARKALVIGLKRANQMQPQGIGFIQSEIDKGVVNAEDNMVRKTVDVEDTLPRESFPAELQRATSHSMLDGELSKKHNLHKWCLLPVLHLPSWFFIFRKWLPGFQVVAAKQLREMYMLISVRGDVRAKCIMKLSHSVHGYYKPRDSMQFLPGVCKMCVVPVRTGPATNMVYLPLLSQTKRELEESESDYQYPISPITANITGDSHDIQSQQFEPCCESNNVESRQGNECRLSNVDSHQDGDSTKDDRSVISIFVRHVSGELALTVSLDQSLQHLMHLYAQKTKTKLECQYLVYGRKTLEPDHTFLFYGVERDTTVHILYQATWRNVSSKYYFFSPFVCFSKSIIL from the exons ATGCTTCCGAGGAGGGATGCTGATGTCAACGAAGTTAATGCCATAGGGAGCATAGAGCTTTACTGGTTCCTCATTGATACCTCAAGCACACAGGAGCCAAG GATTGTGTGGCTCCTGCTGAAGAACGATGCCAGAATTTTCCAGGGAAACACACATGGACCAATACACATGGCAGTATTTCAGACCATGTATCTCAATAGAAACTCTGCAAGCATGATACCAT GGGACAGTAGCTCAATTCAAAAGAATCAAGTGATGAACAAGGAAGGCGGTGACTGGCTTCTGGATGATGAATTGGATAATTTTGAAGGATG CTATACTGGGCCTCATGCATGGTATTCTGCCAGGAAAGCACTAGTCATTGGGTTAAAGAGAGCAAACCAAATGCAGCCCCAAGGCATTGGATTTATACAGTCTGAAATTGACAAGGGGGTGGTCAATGCAGAGGACAACATGGTTAGGAAGACAGTGGATGTAGAGGATACTCTTCCTAGAGAATCCTTTCCTGCAGAACTCCAGAGGGCTACTTCTCATAGTATGTTGGATGGTGAACTCAGCAAAAAACATAACCTTCACAAGTGGTGCCTATTGCCAGTGCTGCACCTCCCATCATGGTTCTTTATATTCAGGAAGTGGTTGCCAGGATTTCAAGTGGTTGCAGCCAAACAACTTAGAGAGATGTACATGTTGATTTCTGTAAGGGGTGATGTTCGAGCAAAATGCATAATGAAGCTTTCTCATAGCGTGCATGGTTATTATAAGCCAAGAGACTCGATGCAATTCCTTCCAGGCGTCTGCAAGATGTGTGTAGTTCCTGTAAGAACTGGCCCTGCAACAAACATGGTCTATCTGCCACTGCTTTCGCAAACAAAGCGTGAACTTGAAGAATCAGAGTCAGATTATCAATACCCAATATCTCCTATTACTGCCAACATCACTGGGGACTCTCATGATATTCAGAGCCAGCAGTTCGAACCATGCTGTGAGAGCAATAATGTTGAGAGCCGGCAGGGCAACGAGTGCAGACTGAGCAATGTTGACAGCCACCAGGATGGTGATTCCACTAAAGATGATAGATCGGTGATATCTATTTTTGTGAGGCATGTTTCTGGGGAGTTGGCATTAACAGTTAGTCTGGATCAATCTTTACAACATTTGATGCACCTGTACGCACAAAAGACGAAGACGAAACTTGAGTGCCAGTATCTTGTCTATGGGAGGAAAACACTTGAACCTGATCATACCTTTCTATTTTATGGGGTAGAACGGGACACTACGGTGCATATCCTGTACCAGGCTACTTGGAGGAATGTGAGttcaaaatattattttttcagTCCTTTCGTGTGTTTTTCCAAATCCATTATTTTATAG